One Impatiens glandulifera unplaced genomic scaffold, dImpGla2.1, whole genome shotgun sequence genomic window carries:
- the LOC124918034 gene encoding H/ACA ribonucleoprotein complex subunit 2-like protein — translation MGSDSEAERSAQKDDKKKKMAITLAPIAKPLAGKKLTKKAFKLVRRAAEHKCLKRGVKEVVKSIRRGNKGLCIIAGNISPIDVITHVPILCEDSEIPYIYVTSKEELANAGSTKRPTCCVLIQTKPAKGELGKEEQEKLKAEFDQVVTEVSEITSSMF, via the exons ATGGGAAGCGATAGCGAAGCGGAAAGATCGGCACAGAAGgatgacaagaagaagaagatggcgATAACTCTCGCACCCATTGCTAAACCTCTTGCTGGGAAGAAGCTCACTAAGAAAGCTTTCAAGCTTGTCCGCCGAG CTGCAGAACATAAATGTCTTAAAAGAGGAGTTAAGGAGGTAGTTAAAAGCATCCGTCGTGGAAACAAAGG ATTGTGTATCATAGCAGGAAACATTTCACCTATTGATGTGATAACTCATGTTCCAATCCTATGTGAAGACTCTGAAATTCCCTATATTTATGTTACATCAAAGGAA GAACTTGCAAATGCTGGTTCAACTAAGAGGCCTACATGCTGTGTCCTAATCCAAACTAAGCCTGCAAAAGGTGAACTGGGTAAAGAGGAACAAGAGAAGCTCAAGGCTGAATTTGATCAAGTGGTAACAGAGGTTTCTGAAATTACTTCATCAATGTTCTGA